In the Cellulomonas sp. C5510 genome, GGAACGCGTCGACGGCCCGCAGTCGGCCGACGTGCAGCAGCCACGCGACGGGGTCGCGGGGGACGCCGTCGCGCGGCCACGCGACGAGAGCCTCCGCCAGCGCCTCGGACGCCACGTCCTCGGCCAGCGGGAAGTCGCCGGTGTACCGGGCGAGCGCGCCGACGATCCGCGCGGACTCGATCCGCCAGACCGCCTCGACGGCGCGCCGCCCGGTGTCGGCGGCGCTCAGTTCGTCCCGAGCTGCTCCCGCCACACGGCCTCCTTCTGGATCCACTCGTCGTCCTGCGGGAAGTCCTCGGGGCCGTTGACGCGGCGGACCTCGATCTTGTTGCCCGCGCCGTGCAGCGGGGCGCGCTTGGCCCACTCGACGGCGTCGTCGCGGGTGGGCACGTCGAGGATCCAGAAGCCGTTGAAGAGCTCCTTCGTCTCGCCGTAGGGGCCGTCGGTGACGACGGGGGTCTCGGCGGAGAAGTCGACGACCGCGCCCTCGTCCGCGTCGCTGAGCCCCTCGCCGCCGACGAGCACGCCGGCCTGCATCATCGACTCGTTGTACCGGCCCATCGCGGCGATGACCTCCCGGACGTCCAGCTCCCGGAAGGCCGCGACGCCCTCGTCGGTGCCCCGCATGATCAGCATGTACTTGGCCATCGTCGTCTCCCTCGGTGTCGGTGGCCCGCCTCCCGCGGACCCTCTCACCTCCCAGGTCGAACGGGAAGGCCCCGGATCGACACCCGCCGGCGAGGAATCCGTGCGCGCCGCCCGGGGGTGCGCGGGGCCAGGATCCGCGGCGCGGTGCCGGGAACCCGGTGCGCGCGCGGGAGCTCGAGGGGCTGCTCGCCGAGGAGCAGGTCCGCCTGGTGATCCGCCCGGACGTGGTGAGCCTCTACGCGTTCTGACCGCCGGCGCCCACGACGGCCCGGGAATCCCGTCCGCGGGCGGCGCGCGTCGCGCTAGTGTCCGGCGCATGACGGACGAGCAGCAGCCCCCGCAGCAGGCCGAGGGCGCACAGCCCGTGGGCGACCCGTACCCGGCGTCGCAGGACCAGCCGCCGTACCCGGGACCCGAGGCGTACCCGGGGCAGCAGCCGTACCCGGGGCAGGACCCGTACGCCGCGCAGGACCCGTACGCCGCGCAGGACCCGTACGCCGC is a window encoding:
- a CDS encoding YciI family protein, giving the protein MAKYMLIMRGTDEGVAAFRELDVREVIAAMGRYNESMMQAGVLVGGEGLSDADEGAVVDFSAETPVVTDGPYGETKELFNGFWILDVPTRDDAVEWAKRAPLHGAGNKIEVRRVNGPEDFPQDDEWIQKEAVWREQLGTN